The Acidimicrobiales bacterium DNA segment CCTGTGGCCGGCCACGACCCTCTACCTGATCGAGTCCATGCAGCGCCGGGCCACCTTCCTGCGGCGTGCCGTCCAGACTCTCAACCTTGAGCACGTCGATGTAATTCAGGCCCGGGCCGAGGAGGTCGGGCGCGATCCGGCGCTCCGGGGCAGCCTCGACCTGGTCACCTCCCGCAGCTTCGGACCGCCCGCGGTCACCGTCGAGTGCGCTGCCCCCCTCCTGCGGACCGGAGGGCTCCTGGTCGTCTCGGAGCCGCCCGAAGGCGGTCCGGGGCGCTGGCCGGCGCATGCGCTGGAGGAGCTGGGTCTGGGCACCCCGACGGCGGTCCGCGGCGGAGCCGGCTACGTCGTCCTGCGCCAGGACGCCGAGTG contains these protein-coding regions:
- a CDS encoding RsmG family class I SAM-dependent methyltransferase, with product LWPATTLYLIESMQRRATFLRRAVQTLNLEHVDVIQARAEEVGRDPALRGSLDLVTSRSFGPPAVTVECAAPLLRTGGLLVVSEPPEGGPGRWPAHALEELGLGTPTAVRGGAGYVVLRQDAECPQRYPRRPGIPTKRPLS